A genomic segment from Variovorax paradoxus B4 encodes:
- a CDS encoding DMT family transporter, translating into MSAASSTTLAGSAGRQSLAAGVLCGLAVALIWSSWSVATRFAVTTTLGPHDVTFLRFGVSALLLWPILARKGLGLAQIGVVRLLVMVLGAGVPFMMLGSVGMRFAPASHVATLMIGTMPIWVALLSGVLFGEKFSRQQLGGMAVVLAGVLCIGGYALLANRAAGEWRGDLLFLLAGLCFASFTIAQRRSGISPWHATALVNVCSAVLFAPIYFFWFTPNIFTAPPAAVGFQVIAQGILVAILGMYFYTEAVRRLGASRAAIFGALAPALAALIGVLFLKEIPAALTMAGIALVMGGVALVVTGARAKPR; encoded by the coding sequence ATGTCCGCAGCTTCTTCCACCACACTCGCGGGATCCGCGGGGCGGCAGTCGCTGGCCGCGGGCGTGCTGTGCGGCCTTGCGGTCGCGCTGATCTGGTCGAGCTGGTCGGTGGCCACGCGGTTCGCCGTGACCACCACTCTGGGGCCGCATGACGTGACGTTTCTTCGCTTCGGTGTTTCGGCCCTGCTCCTGTGGCCCATCCTGGCTCGAAAGGGCCTTGGCCTCGCACAGATCGGCGTCGTGCGGCTGCTGGTGATGGTGCTGGGCGCGGGAGTGCCTTTCATGATGCTCGGTTCGGTGGGCATGCGCTTCGCACCCGCATCGCATGTCGCCACGCTCATGATCGGAACGATGCCGATCTGGGTGGCGCTGTTGTCCGGCGTTCTGTTCGGCGAAAAGTTCAGCCGCCAGCAACTTGGCGGCATGGCGGTCGTCCTCGCCGGTGTGCTCTGCATCGGCGGCTATGCGCTCCTTGCCAACCGCGCGGCGGGCGAGTGGCGGGGCGATCTGCTGTTCCTGCTGGCAGGCCTGTGCTTTGCAAGCTTCACCATTGCGCAGCGCCGCTCCGGCATCAGTCCCTGGCACGCCACCGCGCTGGTGAACGTGTGCTCCGCCGTGCTGTTCGCACCGATCTACTTCTTCTGGTTCACCCCGAACATCTTCACTGCGCCGCCGGCGGCTGTCGGGTTCCAGGTGATCGCGCAAGGCATTCTGGTCGCGATCCTCGGGATGTACTTCTACACCGAGGCCGTGCGCCGGCTCGGTGCTTCCAGGGCGGCCATTTTCGGTGCCCTCGCGCCGGCGCTCGCTGCGTTGATCGGTGTGCTGTTTCTCAAGGAAATCCCGGCTGCGCTCACCATGGCCGGGATCGCTCTGGTGATGGGCGGGGTCGCACTGGTGGTAACAGGAGCGCGCGCCAAGCCGAGGTGA